cacacacacacacacacacacacacacacacacacacacacgtacacgcccTTTTTTCAAAACTGGAATACAAAAGCAAGCTGATGTTGTTTTTAGGAGTGATGTAAATTATAAACCAACTTCAACTAGTACACAAAGTAAACTCGGTCACACAATCAGTGAAATAGACAGAGAAGCTGGGTGAAATGCAGGTATACGGACAACTTTTTATGTCATGAGACAAATGAGACGTGGGTTTTGTAAAAAAGGAGTGCCGCTAAATGTTAAGGGTACATTTTTCTTGATTAATTCTGAAAAAACAACCCACTTGTTTAGGAACGGCTGAGAAATATTAACAGTTGAAAGAGAATCGGCTGATTGCTTGGAAATAGGAGGCGATGCAGTAACAACTTCTAGATGTCACTAACTTTCTAAAGTATCGCCGTGGCTTGTAAACAGATCCAGCCCGGACTCGGTGTCTGAGCCCTGCACTATTATCCCCAAGCTCTATTCCCAGACACACccttctgctcctctctctctctctctctctctctctctctgactcacccATTCATTCACCcattctctgacacacacacacacacacacacacacacacacacacacacacacacacacacacacacacacacacacacctccagaaGGCTGGTCTCGAAACAGGTTGGGCAGATTACTTGTGCAATGACCATAAATGAAGTGCCTAAGTTTTGTATAATCAATATGTGTAATGAAAAGCTGATTTTCCAGGCAGGGCCCACAATGCTGCTGCTGTTACCGTGTGTCACTGCAAACCAAGCCCGTgcaatgtccacacacacacacacacacacacacacacacacacacacacacacacacacacacacacacacacacagacacacctacCTGCTGTGGTAAAACTGGAATGCAAGAGCCAATCACACATTTatgttctctcttcctctttcatcCCCACccacttacacatacacacacacacacacacacacacacacacacacacacacacacacacacacacacacacacacacacacacacacacatacacactggtaCTTCTATAGCAGGGAGGACCTCTcatattcattccctagcccctaaccctaacctcgaccatcagaactgcatgcctaaccttaaccctaaacctacctAATCCTAACTCCATTAACCCCAAACCTGAATCctgaccctaaaatagaccctgggAGAATGGGGAACCATCCAACATGCCCTCACAAACCAAGGTTGTCGGCCTTCATAAGTACAGTAAcacgtgtacatacacacacacacacacacacacacacacacacaaaccccagtTCCCTGCATTCACATGAAACCGTGCTCGCGTGTGGTATTGCACACCCTCTCCAAaccccccttcagtcctcacaaCCTCTTACCTTGCATTTACCCGGTTGAGCAATATATCGTCTCAGGAAGGAATGCAAAGTAGGCCCGCACGTGTGTAAAAATCACACCGCGAAGGATGCGACTGGGCCAACTACTGCTTGATAGAAAACGAAATCCAGTAAAGTCTGCTTTTGGTTTTCTTTACTACTCTGGAATAAAAGGTATTCTAGAACATCTGAGAAAGCAACCGCGTGTAATCTATTCTGCTTTAATGGCTTTCTTGTCTTTCAAGATTGTCAAACGTcgcaatgttgattttttttctatcaataCCTACTGTCCAGCCCTATCAcccccgaaacacacacacacacacacacacacacacacacacacacacacacacaaacacacaccagccTCCGCCTCCCTCAttttcactgcccccccccaaactttACCTGAAAGATAAGCACTTTGAAATGGTTCCGCTTCAGCAGGTGGTTTGTGGTTGGTCTCCAGCCGCTTCAACCTGCGCCGCCTGCTTGTCCATGCGCTCCTTGACCTCCTTCATGTTGCCGCTGACTTTGCGCGATCGCTCCAGCAGCTTGCTGACGCTGTTGGAGGTGGTGCTGTGCGTCTTGGTCAGCCGGGTCACGTCCCCCTGGACGACGCGCACGGCTCCCTCCAGGTCTACCTGCCGCTGCTCCATCCTCCGCTGGTTCTCCTGCACCGCCTCCAGCATGTTGACCAACTTGTCCAGGGAGCGCCACCACCGTGATGGCGTTCACCTGTCCGCGGTCCACCGGGCTGCCCAGCGCAACGGCACTTGGGCTGGTCGGAGTTCTGAAGCCCAGCCGACTGAGTGTGTTGGTCGGGGACGACGGGGCGGAATTCGGGCTGAAACTCGGGATGAGAAGCTCCATGTTTTCGGGTTGTTGTTCTTGTACTGGTTGCTGTGGTTGGGGGCTGGTGGGGTTGCTGCTCGAATTGCTGCTGCGCTCAGCATGCAACGAGTCCTCTCCCATAGTTTCTAGTTGGTCAGCTGTCCCGTTTGAAGAGAGGAGATAAACTGGGGAAGACACCGTGGTGACGTGTTGACAAGCCTGACTTGCCCTGCTGCTGTCAGTTGCACCAGTAGACAACCGAGGAGAGATATTTGCTTAATAGGGCTGTTTTGGTATccactccctcctccctcccctcgCCCTCCctcgcctcctctctctctctctcgctctctctcctctctctctctctctctctctctctctctctcttctctctctcctctctccacacacactcccccctctcgcgctctctctctctcactctctccccatgCACGCTCcccctcgtgctctctctctctccacacacactcccactctctctctctctctctctctctctctctctctctctctctctctctctctctctctctctctctctctctctctctctctctcctctctctctctctctcgctctctctctctctctcctctctcgcgctctctgtctctacacacacacacacacacacacacacacacactccccacaCTCTCCAAACACTCTGTGTGAGCTTTCATAATGCCTCCCCTGCAAGCCGTAGGGAGGGGCTTGGTTACTGTGGAAACACCACAGGCCTAGCCCTATAAATTGAGTGAAAGGAGAGGCAGAGGTTGTCACTGCCTGTATGTttcatttgtgtgtatctgtctttTGTCTATGCGTGTGCGGGTCTGCTAGTGTGTTTTCATGTGCCTGACCTCTCCTCCAATGTTTGCATACCTGCAAAGATTTGCAAAATATGTCTGAAGGCTACTTTTGTTggcgcgcatgcatgcatgtgtacgcCAATGTGTCCATGCATGTGTTGAGTACCCATGTGTcaatgtttgcatgtttgtgtgtgcttttgtTAGCATCAATACATGCATGCACAACTAAGAAACACTATTTGCTGTGACGGCAAaacacatgtgtgtttgtgtttaaggAACCCAGCCGAACCTTTGCACTGGCGCACATGTGTATTGAGATAAATTACAGACCCTGTTTTACCTCATGTCCCcactggtgtgtgcgtgtgtgtgtgtggggggggggggggttgggggagggGTCTCATGCTGTTTTTGTGCTCTGTACTATGGCATGGGGCACAGTGGGACATGGAAAGGTGGAAATCCCTGTTTCAACAATGAGCTCACCCATGCCCTGGCACTGTGCcatattctctcgctctctttatctgtgtgtgtgtgtgtgtgtgtgtgtgtgtgtgtgtgtgtctctctctctcacactcactctctttatctctcagTCTCCTCTCTCACTCCGTCATTGTGGCTGCTGAAACATTTTCTATcactagtcacacacacacaaaagcagcatCTTGTTTTAAAAACAAATAAGCAATATGATATGCAAATTTTCCAGCACATTGTTTTTTTCAACACTTACACCGGCAATGAGCATCACAAGATACACCACATTTGACAACCTGCTGGGGGGCAAGAGTGAGAGTTATGACACAGTCATTTATTTCATCATTTACCCAAGTTTGGTCTATTTTGAGCTTCTGTGTCATACTACTACGTGATTCAAGTTAATATCGGCTTGTTTAATCAGCGGGCCAGAAGGCATCATGGGTGCCTGTGATGCAGGAGATCCTGAGCGCGTGGTAAATTGTTATGTCATTGTCATATACTAGATTTTAAGTAAAATGCTCACAAAGATCCCATTATAAAATGAGAACAGGGATGGGAATGTGTGTATATTCATGTTAGCGCCTTTGTGTGTATACGTATGTGCACTatatgtgtaaatgtgtgtgtgtgtgtgtgtgtgtgtgtgtgtgtgtgtggtgtgtgtgtgtgtgtgtgtgtgtgtgtgccatgcatATTCTCAAACAAGTGAGAGAAGAACCTGTGTTTATCTGTAAAATATTCCCAAAGGTAAGAAGcagaacatgacagcatgacaggAATCTCCTCTGCCACTGACAACAATGGAAGGTATTGAAGCCAACAACTGGGTTCCAGGCTCAGTCAATCCACACATGCTCTAGGCTCACATCGAAGCATAAAAGCTTCAAATTTAAGATGAAGTTTGCCAAGTTCTACTTAGATATATAGATAAACAGGAAATAATACAATAGCAAGGTTCACAGCTGTTACCTGCTCGAAGATCTTCATCCAAATCACAGCTCTCGGACTGCCAGGGagtcaaatctaaaaaaaaaagaagatctatCTTGTAATTTTAATTATGTCAGCAATATTGAATTCTGCAAATGACTGTATGGCCGTCTCCACCGTCAACAGACCACGAAGTTGTTTTGCTTGCAGGCATAGAAACCAACAAACAACACTAGAGAGTTAGCTGTACTCAGCAGGCTGTGTGCGTCAACAGTACCTTTTCTACGATGCCGTCTTCAATTATCGACTCAAGCCATTAacccatgttgcatttatttaatCGTGGTAGTCAGATGTGCTCTTCAACCATTTCCTCACAGCATGTGCATTTCCCACACTGCTACAGACAGTTCTCAGTTTTACATTTGGGAATTTTTAGATTGGACTAGTAAGTACTGCTGTGCTAGCGACAAACTAGCGCCATACAAATTTTCCTGCTTCTTCAAAACTCCACAAACATGTGTCTGGTGCTTCCCCTCAGAGATGCCAGAGGTATTACACTCAGtcacaccttcttttttttcttcagcatGAAAGTGTGACCCCTTCGGTCTAGCACTTAACCTCTCACCTTTCTCACTTTCACCCTCGGGTTTGGAGCACGGGGAATGACTCTCCCATCCTGTCATTCTTCCAACTGTCCCCCGTCTTTCCTTTCCCCTGCTCCCTCTCTTTCCACAACCCTCTCTCCACATGTCTTCCCGTCCCTTCCCTCCGAGGTAATCATATGCTTTTGTGAATTTCTCCTATGGCCCTTGCACTGTGGTTTTCCGATGTTTATTTATCTACTTCCCTATGTTGTGTTAAGTCAGTTTGACTTTCCCTGGCCTATGTTACAGAAAGTCTTCCTATTTGTGAAAAgcttctctctctccttaccACCCACAGCACACACAGTTAACACATGACACAATGTGTTATGAACGTAAACATTCTCATGAAAGATGGGCTGCCAAGGAAATTTGTCGAAAGGGCCTTTGGGTGGGTTCCTTTACAGGTCAGCTGTGATACAGTGGATGTAATTGCCCTCTGCAGGCCAAGTGATGCAAATGCATGTCAGCAATCTTGgcagtttattatttttttggctcCCCAGGAGTAATTATTAAGCAATTCTTGCTAAAAGTGCAAATGTACGTTTCCCCACTTGCAAGTACAAAGAGTAAAAATATGTTCTCAAAGTTACACTTAATCAATATGCACAGATTACATAGAAAGGGAATGTGTGGCTGGCAGAACCGATGCATGGGCTGTGCAAAGTGTGCACAcgcctggcctgcaatcctgcagttctttatttaatgTACATTTTTTTGATGGCTGTTCTTGAGCCAACATGCTTTTAAAATGAAATTCATGTGTGTCATTTTCATTATGCATAATCgaggtcacatgaaaaaaaaaatctaacaaattattcaggttATTTTCTTCTTCGATATTGTGTCGCTACGTAGTGCgtgctccatctcgctgctcactgagaggaagaaggagaaggagaaactATGTCGGCTGCACAAAACCATGACCAATTTTTAAACACGAGTCGGGTGctgagaaaagggagaaaaattaaaaagaaggaagaatttcaAAGGTCACTACGAGGATTGCTGGATAAATTTGTCAgcacttccagagatgtggtggctgagcaggtgtccaaagctagcgggtgcatgtgactgtgaccgtaggatatgtgtaatgaccggtctgaaaaatgatctgaaatctgaatgaaatgtaggctatagacctgaaatattgaattgtaacatactgtcatacttcaacaaGTCAAAAtagagtgacagctgagctgacttgaagATGTAAGGCCAAGagttttacagttgattttttttccttcgaaagactataatagcaagaagtcatagctgagactatgtgcataatgatgctgtattattctacttgttaaacATGTATTGCACCGAAATTAcacatgcagtagaactagaatactTATGTGTGTGTGACCATGATTCATGcacatatacagtggcttgcaaaagtattcataccccttgaacttttccacattttgtcacgttacgaccacaatcataaatatattttattggaattttatgtgaaagaccaacacaaagtggcacacaattgtgaagtacaaagaaaattatacatgatttaaaaaaaaattgcaaataaaaaactgaaaagtgcggtgtgcaaaagtattcagcccccttttctctgagtgcaaccaattgccttcagaagttgcctgatgattgttgaatgatcgaatgttgatctaatgactaaatagagtcaacctgtgtgtaatctaatctcagtacaaatacagttgttctgtgacggcctcataggtttgttaagagaatattggggagcaaacagcatcatgaagtccaaggaacacaccagacaggtcagggataaggtTGTGgataagtttaaagcagggttaggctataaaaagatttcccaagctttgaacatctcacggagcactgttcaatccatcatccggaaatggaaagagtatggcacaactgcaaacctaccaagacacggccgtccaacTAAACttagaacaaggagagcactgatcagagatgcagccaagaggcccatggtgactctggacgaactgcagagatccacagctc
The nucleotide sequence above comes from Lampris incognitus isolate fLamInc1 unplaced genomic scaffold, fLamInc1.hap2 scaffold_604, whole genome shotgun sequence. Encoded proteins:
- the LOC130134003 gene encoding LOW QUALITY PROTEIN: caveolae-associated protein 2-like (The sequence of the model RefSeq protein was modified relative to this genomic sequence to represent the inferred CDS: deleted 3 bases in 3 codons) — encoded protein: MGEDSLHAERSSNSSSNPTSPQPQQPVQEQQPENMELLIPSFSPNSAPSSPTNTLSRLGFRTPTSPSAVALGSPVDRGQVNAITVVALLDKLVNMLEAVQENQRRMEQRQVDLEGAVRVVQGDVTRLTKTHSTTSNSVSKLLERSRKVSGNMKEVKERMDKQAAQVKRLETNHNHLLKRNHFKVLIFQ